The following proteins are co-located in the Brockia lithotrophica genome:
- a CDS encoding Ribosomal small subunit pseudouridine synthase A, whose amino-acid sequence MHEMRLDRLLARSGYGTRKEVHRLLRGGLVTVNGVVVRDPATRVSPEEDEVAVEGEAVTYRPSLTLLVYKPKGYVSATRDARYPTVLELVPEEFLHRELFPVGRLDVDTTGLLLLTDDGVLAHRLTSPRWRVPKVYHVRVLGRVDERDREAFARGVALEDGTRTRPAELRILEGQSLAEDPVVLRWAREIEDSSAAESVVEVVLTEGRYHQVKRMFRARGKEVLALHRVRFGPLALGDLREGEARLLTSAEEEDLRTLVDLA is encoded by the coding sequence TTGCACGAGATGCGTCTCGATCGCCTGCTCGCCCGTTCCGGCTACGGAACGCGCAAGGAAGTCCATCGCCTGCTTCGGGGAGGGTTGGTGACGGTAAACGGCGTAGTCGTCCGGGACCCGGCGACGCGCGTCTCGCCCGAAGAAGACGAGGTCGCCGTCGAGGGAGAGGCCGTGACCTACCGCCCGTCCCTCACCCTCCTCGTGTACAAGCCCAAGGGGTACGTATCCGCGACGCGGGACGCCCGCTACCCCACCGTCCTCGAGCTCGTGCCCGAAGAATTTCTCCACCGCGAGCTCTTTCCCGTAGGGCGACTGGACGTGGACACCACGGGTCTTCTCCTCCTCACCGACGACGGTGTCCTCGCCCACCGCCTCACGTCACCGCGCTGGCGGGTGCCCAAGGTGTATCACGTGCGGGTGCTCGGCCGCGTCGACGAACGCGATCGCGAGGCCTTCGCCCGCGGGGTGGCTTTAGAAGACGGAACACGGACGCGCCCCGCCGAGCTCCGGATCCTCGAGGGGCAATCCCTCGCCGAGGATCCCGTGGTTCTACGCTGGGCGCGGGAGATCGAGGATTCCTCTGCGGCGGAGAGCGTCGTCGAGGTCGTCCTCACGGAAGGCCGCTACCACCAGGTGAAGCGCATGTTCCGGGCGCGCGGGAAAGAGGTGCTCGCCCTCCACCGCGTCCGCTTCGGCCCCCTCGCGCTCGGAGATCTCCGAGAAGGCGAAGCGCGCCTCCTCACCTCTGCGGAGGAGGAAGACCTGCGAACCCTCGTCGACCTCGCCTGA
- a CDS encoding Stage V sporulation protein AC (SpoVAC): MEHPLTRDVLSDPEAYQRLARDRETPRPVLLNSLRAFLVGGAISLFGQLVTDFYVHVFHFSPKEANNPTVATLIFFAVLLTGLGWYDRIGQWGGAGAIVPVTGFANTMASSALDHRSEGYVLGVGGNMFKVAGPVIVFGVVSAFAVVLVRSLAELLVRGAVGG; the protein is encoded by the coding sequence TTGGAGCATCCGCTCACGCGCGACGTCCTCAGCGATCCCGAGGCGTACCAAAGGCTTGCCCGCGATCGGGAAACCCCGCGGCCCGTTCTTTTGAATTCCCTGCGCGCCTTCCTCGTCGGGGGGGCGATCTCCCTCTTCGGGCAACTCGTCACCGACTTCTACGTCCACGTGTTTCACTTCTCTCCGAAGGAGGCAAACAACCCCACCGTGGCGACGCTCATCTTTTTCGCCGTGCTCCTCACGGGTCTCGGGTGGTACGACCGCATCGGCCAATGGGGAGGCGCGGGGGCCATCGTACCCGTCACCGGCTTTGCCAATACGATGGCCTCTTCTGCCCTCGACCACCGGAGCGAGGGGTACGTCCTCGGCGTGGGCGGCAACATGTTCAAGGTGGCCGGACCCGTGATCGTGTTCGGTGTTGTCTCTGCCTTTGCCGTCGTCCTTGTCCGCTCTCTCGCAGAGCTCCTCGTCCGTGGTGCGGTCGGAGGATGA
- a CDS encoding Stage V sporulation protein AD (SpoVAD), whose product MVRSEDEGAPPGGGRREGGGVLVLRQGRTWVFSHPPAIFVTATVGGPREKEGPLGRVLDRAYEDPYVGEKTFERAERALLESAVAIALRKGSLAPGDIDLFVGGDLLNQIVSTAYTARSLGVPYLGLYSACATSTGGLALAALLVASGAAGTVLTGAVSHNLAAERQFRQPTEYGGQKPPTAQTTVTGAGVAVVRPTGLPVRIRAATVGRVVDMGITDAMNMGAAMAPAAVDTLRSHLADVGLSPGDYDLIVTGDLGEVGRKIFLDLMREAGLSFDPERVQDAGLMIYDRSRQNVLAGGSGAASSAIVYYGHLVPEMADGRLRRVLLLATGALHSTLSVQQGESIPGIAHAVTLEREQV is encoded by the coding sequence GTGGTGCGGTCGGAGGATGAGGGTGCGCCGCCCGGCGGCGGACGGAGGGAAGGAGGAGGTGTGCTCGTCTTGCGGCAAGGGAGGACCTGGGTATTCTCTCACCCCCCGGCGATCTTCGTCACGGCCACGGTGGGCGGTCCGCGGGAAAAGGAGGGTCCTTTGGGTAGGGTACTCGACCGAGCGTACGAGGACCCGTACGTAGGGGAAAAGACCTTTGAACGCGCCGAGCGAGCCCTCTTGGAGTCTGCGGTAGCCATCGCCCTCCGCAAGGGATCCCTCGCGCCGGGGGACATCGACCTTTTCGTCGGCGGCGACCTCTTGAACCAGATCGTCTCCACCGCCTACACCGCGCGTTCCCTCGGCGTTCCGTACCTCGGGTTGTACAGCGCATGTGCCACGTCGACGGGCGGCCTCGCCTTGGCCGCGCTCCTCGTGGCTTCGGGAGCTGCCGGCACGGTCCTCACGGGGGCCGTGAGTCACAACCTCGCCGCCGAACGGCAGTTTCGCCAGCCGACAGAATACGGGGGTCAGAAGCCCCCTACCGCCCAGACGACGGTGACGGGTGCCGGCGTAGCCGTCGTGCGGCCCACGGGCCTCCCCGTTCGCATCCGCGCCGCGACGGTGGGGCGCGTCGTGGACATGGGGATCACGGATGCCATGAACATGGGGGCGGCCATGGCCCCCGCCGCCGTGGATACGCTGCGCTCCCACCTCGCGGACGTAGGGCTTTCCCCGGGAGACTACGATCTCATCGTCACCGGGGACCTCGGAGAGGTCGGGCGCAAGATCTTCCTCGACCTCATGCGCGAGGCCGGCCTCTCCTTCGATCCGGAGCGTGTGCAGGACGCCGGGCTCATGATCTACGACCGCAGCCGCCAGAACGTCCTCGCCGGCGGCAGCGGCGCCGCGAGTTCGGCCATCGTCTACTACGGACACCTCGTCCCCGAAATGGCCGACGGTCGTTTGCGTCGCGTCCTCCTCCTCGCCACGGGGGCCCTTCACTCCACGCTTTCCGTACAGCAGGGCGAGAGCATTCCGGGTATCGCCCACGCGGTTACCCTCGAACGAGAGCAGGTTTGA
- a CDS encoding Fumarate hydratase class II, translated as MTRPNEKTTPAFDPQSSKHVPEAAEIPSEVLWGPHTERTRHLFPLGGERGEMRMPLEVVYAIALVKKAAARVWARRGAFSPAKAEAIAAAADEILAGRHDGQFPLPVWQTGSGTHTHINVNEVISQRANELLAARGADERVHPYDDVNRGQSSNDVFPTAVHIAARTLAEQRLFPALEEFLAVLWEKACAYRSTVKLGRTHLMDAVPLTFGQEISGWAALVEADLRRIREAAEELEELALGGTAVGTGLNAPDGFAEEVVEELARLTGFPLRRAGNPFAALSGQNALARFHGALRVLAADLFKIAGDVRLLASGPRGGLGEIRLPANEAGSSIMPGKVNPTQAEMLQMVAVQVMGYDAAVGFAAALGQLELTTFRPLVAYNVLTSLKLLADAVRAFTAFALRGLEADERAMRGHLSRSLMLVTALSPRIGYERAAEVARLAHREGITLREAAARLGVLSPEEFDQLVRPEDMVGTFLVREAGLCGDEGTPG; from the coding sequence ATGACCCGGCCAAACGAAAAGACAACCCCCGCCTTCGATCCCCAAAGCTCGAAGCACGTCCCCGAAGCCGCCGAAATCCCTTCGGAGGTGCTTTGGGGGCCGCACACGGAGCGCACGCGCCACCTTTTCCCCCTGGGCGGTGAACGCGGGGAGATGCGCATGCCCTTGGAGGTCGTTTACGCCATCGCCTTGGTCAAAAAAGCCGCCGCCCGCGTCTGGGCGCGCCGCGGTGCGTTTTCTCCCGCGAAGGCGGAAGCCATTGCCGCCGCCGCAGACGAGATCCTCGCCGGGCGTCACGACGGCCAATTTCCCCTTCCCGTGTGGCAAACGGGCTCGGGCACGCACACGCACATCAACGTCAACGAGGTCATCTCCCAACGGGCTAACGAGCTCCTAGCCGCCCGAGGCGCCGACGAACGCGTGCATCCGTACGACGACGTAAACCGCGGCCAGAGCTCCAACGACGTCTTCCCCACCGCCGTACACATCGCCGCGCGCACGCTCGCCGAGCAGCGGCTCTTCCCCGCCCTCGAGGAGTTCCTCGCCGTTTTGTGGGAAAAGGCGTGTGCCTACCGCTCTACGGTGAAGCTCGGGCGCACGCACCTCATGGACGCCGTGCCCCTCACCTTCGGGCAAGAGATCTCCGGATGGGCGGCGCTCGTGGAGGCCGACCTTCGCCGGATCCGGGAAGCGGCAGAGGAACTGGAGGAGCTCGCCCTCGGGGGGACGGCCGTAGGTACGGGGCTCAACGCGCCCGACGGGTTTGCCGAGGAAGTCGTCGAAGAGCTCGCCCGCCTCACGGGCTTCCCTCTTCGGCGGGCGGGAAACCCCTTCGCCGCCCTGTCCGGGCAAAACGCGCTCGCCCGCTTCCACGGCGCCCTACGCGTCCTCGCCGCCGACCTCTTCAAAATCGCCGGAGACGTCCGCCTACTCGCCAGCGGTCCGCGGGGCGGGCTAGGCGAAATCCGCTTGCCGGCAAACGAAGCCGGAAGTTCGATCATGCCCGGCAAGGTGAATCCCACCCAGGCCGAAATGCTCCAGATGGTCGCCGTTCAGGTCATGGGCTACGACGCCGCCGTCGGCTTTGCCGCAGCTTTGGGACAGTTGGAGCTTACGACGTTCCGCCCCCTCGTGGCGTACAACGTCCTCACGTCGCTCAAACTCTTGGCCGACGCCGTCCGCGCCTTTACCGCCTTTGCCCTTCGGGGACTCGAAGCCGACGAGCGGGCGATGCGGGGACACCTTTCTCGCTCGCTCATGCTCGTCACCGCCCTCTCGCCGCGCATCGGCTACGAACGGGCGGCGGAGGTCGCCCGCCTCGCGCACCGCGAAGGGATCACCCTGCGCGAAGCCGCCGCACGCCTCGGCGTCCTCTCCCCGGAAGAATTCGACCAACTCGTGCGTCCCGAAGACATGGTCGGAACCTTCCTCGTCCGCGAGGCGGGCCTCTGCGGCGACGAAGGAACCCCGGGCTAA
- a CDS encoding Threonine dehydratase, catabolic, with protein sequence MSAEVPHPDTLTPAWGLSWIAAAAETVHKYLPPTPLVRLWESASISGGLPPTEDALPARGMLPFQGPDASNEKESPVTKRGEAEIWLKLESLQPIGAFKIRGALVAVADAARRGVRHVVTPSSGNHGRAVAFAAKLFGLKATVVVPETIPAVKREAIAALGAEIVQVGARSSERLEEAESIAAEREAEIVYPYDDPRVVAGQGTLALELFSFLRTGDVLLVPVGGGGLIAGIATAVKARFSGVRVVGVEPEGADDTRRSLEAGYRVRRETIETMADGLRAEMPGAFTFPLVQRYVDALVTVSEEEIAAALRRLFLEARLVAEPSGAVALAGAFAVREGRGGRAAAPGEGGRLIAVISGGNVDPELFCSLIRR encoded by the coding sequence ATGTCCGCTGAGGTTCCTCACCCCGACACGCTCACCCCCGCCTGGGGCCTTTCGTGGATTGCCGCCGCCGCGGAGACCGTGCACAAGTACCTCCCGCCTACGCCGCTCGTCCGTCTTTGGGAAAGCGCTTCCATATCGGGCGGTCTTCCCCCTACCGAGGACGCGCTGCCGGCGCGGGGAATGTTGCCCTTTCAGGGGCCGGACGCTTCGAACGAGAAGGAGTCACCCGTTACCAAGCGGGGGGAAGCGGAGATCTGGCTCAAGCTCGAATCCCTGCAGCCGATCGGCGCGTTTAAGATTCGCGGCGCTTTGGTAGCGGTCGCCGACGCGGCGCGTCGGGGCGTTCGCCACGTCGTCACCCCGTCTTCGGGCAACCACGGACGCGCCGTGGCGTTCGCGGCGAAGCTCTTCGGCCTCAAGGCCACGGTCGTCGTCCCCGAGACGATTCCCGCGGTGAAGCGGGAGGCGATCGCGGCGTTGGGGGCGGAGATCGTGCAGGTCGGGGCCCGCTCTTCGGAACGCCTCGAAGAGGCGGAAAGCATCGCCGCAGAGAGGGAGGCGGAAATCGTCTACCCGTACGACGATCCGCGGGTCGTCGCCGGGCAGGGGACGCTCGCCCTCGAACTCTTCTCCTTCTTGCGGACGGGGGACGTTCTCCTCGTCCCCGTGGGCGGAGGTGGACTTATCGCCGGGATCGCCACGGCGGTCAAAGCGCGCTTTTCCGGCGTGCGCGTCGTCGGCGTAGAGCCCGAGGGAGCGGACGACACGCGCCGTTCCCTCGAGGCGGGATACCGCGTGCGCCGCGAGACGATCGAGACGATGGCCGACGGCCTGCGGGCGGAAATGCCCGGGGCGTTCACCTTTCCTCTCGTCCAGAGGTACGTCGACGCCCTGGTCACGGTGAGCGAGGAGGAGATCGCCGCAGCCCTTCGCCGTCTTTTCCTGGAGGCACGGCTCGTCGCCGAGCCTTCCGGCGCCGTAGCCCTTGCCGGGGCGTTTGCCGTGCGGGAAGGGCGGGGCGGCAGGGCCGCCGCTCCCGGTGAAGGTGGCCGCCTCATCGCCGTGATCTCCGGCGGCAACGTAGATCCGGAACTCTTTTGCTCGCTGATCCGGCGTTAG
- a CDS encoding Glutamate-1-semialdehyde aminotransferase, which translates to MYLTNEEWFTRAEGLFPGGVNSPARAYAAVGGTPPVFVRGEGAYVYDVEGRRYIDYLAAYGPLILGHARPEIVAAITRAASEGTVLGTTTTYEVEFAERLQSAVPSLERLRFTTSGTEGVMSAIRVARAFTGRTKLVKFSGCYHGHSDPVLGDAGSGTATVGLSHVAGVPAETLRDVWSLPYNDPETLRTTMRKNGESVAAVLVEPVVGNFGIVPPEPEFLRTIHEEAARAGALVIYDEVITAFRFTYGAVQSLLGYTPDLTVLGKIIGGGVPIGAFGGRKEILDLLAPLGPTFQAGTFAGNPLAVRAGLALLDVLAKEPPYAELERKAKHLAEGLTAAARRYRLPFTVNRYGGAFSTHFVDGPVRTYADARRADDRLFSRFFHGLRERGILIAPSKYEAWFTMVPHTWEDVESTLRAAEDVFAELARIA; encoded by the coding sequence ATGTACCTGACGAATGAGGAATGGTTTACCCGAGCGGAAGGGCTCTTTCCGGGGGGCGTAAATTCTCCCGCACGCGCGTACGCGGCTGTCGGGGGAACGCCCCCCGTATTCGTGCGCGGCGAAGGTGCCTACGTGTACGACGTCGAGGGCAGGCGCTACATCGACTACCTCGCCGCCTACGGACCCCTCATCCTCGGACACGCCCGCCCGGAAATCGTCGCGGCGATCACTCGGGCGGCAAGCGAAGGTACGGTTCTCGGAACGACGACGACGTACGAGGTGGAGTTCGCCGAACGCCTCCAAAGCGCCGTCCCCTCCCTCGAGCGCCTGCGCTTTACGACGAGCGGAACGGAAGGCGTGATGAGCGCCATCCGCGTTGCCCGGGCCTTCACCGGCCGGACGAAGCTTGTCAAGTTTTCGGGTTGCTACCACGGCCACTCCGATCCCGTGCTCGGCGATGCGGGATCGGGCACGGCCACCGTAGGGCTAAGCCACGTCGCGGGGGTCCCGGCAGAGACGCTACGGGACGTGTGGAGTCTCCCGTACAACGACCCGGAAACGCTGCGGACGACCATGCGCAAGAACGGGGAAAGCGTGGCTGCCGTCCTCGTCGAACCCGTAGTGGGAAATTTCGGCATCGTCCCACCGGAGCCGGAATTCCTCAGGACGATCCACGAAGAGGCGGCACGGGCAGGTGCCCTCGTGATCTACGACGAGGTGATCACCGCCTTCCGCTTTACCTACGGCGCAGTCCAAAGCCTGCTTGGGTACACGCCCGACCTCACGGTCCTCGGCAAGATCATTGGCGGCGGGGTACCCATCGGCGCCTTCGGCGGACGGAAGGAAATCCTCGACCTCCTTGCGCCCCTGGGCCCTACCTTTCAGGCGGGGACCTTTGCCGGCAATCCGCTGGCCGTACGGGCGGGTCTCGCCCTGCTCGACGTGCTCGCGAAAGAACCTCCATACGCGGAGCTCGAGCGAAAGGCGAAACACCTGGCGGAAGGACTCACGGCTGCGGCGCGGCGCTACCGCCTTCCCTTCACCGTAAACCGGTACGGCGGCGCGTTTTCCACGCACTTCGTAGACGGGCCGGTGCGTACGTACGCGGACGCCCGCCGGGCAGACGACCGCCTCTTTTCTCGCTTCTTCCACGGGCTTCGGGAACGCGGGATTCTCATCGCCCCCTCGAAGTACGAAGCGTGGTTTACCATGGTTCCCCACACGTGGGAAGATGTGGAATCTACCCTCCGGGCGGCAGAGGACGTCTTTGCCGAACTCGCCCGCATCGCCTAA
- a CDS encoding D-alanine--D-alanine ligase, which yields MRARIKLALLFGGRSAEHEVSLASARNVYRVLDRERYELIPVYIDRGGSWHPPERSFPLLEGEPPPPVETRRRPKVGCSALQEADVAFPLLHGPHGEDGTVQGYLTLLGIPYVGSGVAASAAGMDKVLMKRLFAAFGLPQVPYRDFTQRVWTKDPETIVLTLLEELGLPLFVKPANLGSSVGIRKVNRPADLPTAVEEALRYDRKVVVEAFVPAREIEVAVLGNEDPQASVPGEVVPHNEFYDYEAKYTPGKTDLLIPAPLDEALVERFRSLALRAFRALDARGFARVDFFLHRETGEIYVNEVNTIPGFTSQSMYPKLWEATGLSYTALIDRLVALALEDSSGGAEERT from the coding sequence ATGCGCGCGCGCATCAAGCTCGCCCTCCTCTTTGGGGGGCGTTCCGCCGAACACGAGGTTTCCCTCGCTTCCGCCCGAAATGTCTACCGCGTCCTCGACCGCGAACGCTACGAACTCATCCCCGTGTACATCGATCGCGGTGGGTCCTGGCATCCGCCCGAGCGCTCGTTTCCCTTGCTCGAGGGGGAGCCTCCACCCCCCGTTGAAACGCGCCGGCGGCCGAAGGTCGGGTGCTCGGCCCTTCAAGAGGCCGATGTCGCCTTCCCCCTTCTCCACGGCCCGCACGGCGAGGACGGCACGGTGCAGGGATACCTCACGCTCCTGGGGATCCCCTATGTGGGCTCCGGCGTCGCCGCTTCCGCGGCGGGAATGGACAAGGTGCTCATGAAGCGCCTCTTTGCCGCCTTCGGCCTCCCGCAGGTTCCCTATCGCGACTTCACGCAGCGCGTCTGGACGAAGGACCCCGAGACGATCGTCCTAACCCTTCTCGAGGAACTCGGACTTCCCTTGTTCGTGAAGCCGGCAAACCTCGGGTCGAGCGTGGGGATTCGGAAGGTAAATCGTCCCGCAGACCTTCCCACGGCCGTCGAAGAGGCTCTGCGCTACGACCGCAAGGTCGTCGTGGAGGCCTTTGTCCCCGCCCGGGAGATCGAAGTCGCCGTCCTCGGCAACGAAGATCCTCAGGCCAGCGTGCCCGGGGAAGTCGTCCCCCACAATGAGTTTTACGACTACGAGGCCAAGTACACGCCGGGGAAGACGGACCTCCTCATCCCCGCACCTCTGGACGAAGCGCTCGTCGAACGCTTCCGCTCCCTCGCGCTTCGGGCATTTCGCGCGTTGGATGCCCGGGGGTTTGCCCGCGTGGACTTCTTCCTTCACCGGGAGACGGGGGAGATTTACGTGAACGAGGTCAACACGATCCCGGGATTCACCTCGCAGAGCATGTACCCGAAGCTTTGGGAAGCCACGGGGCTTTCCTACACGGCGCTCATCGACCGCCTCGTCGCCCTCGCCCTCGAGGACTCCTCCGGCGGTGCGGAGGAGCGCACGTGA
- a CDS encoding Manganese superoxide dismutase has protein sequence MKNLNAALEKYPEWQDKDLVTILQSLDQIPEDIRTAVRNNGGGHYNHAFWWPLLRKNPGGRPTGRLLSDIEAQFGSFENFQEEFKKVAMARFGSGWAWALYENGRIVIVSTPNQDNPVMEKRIPFFGLDVWEHAYYLKHQNRRDLYIADFWNVVDWEEVGRRYEIARSGKLPFTL, from the coding sequence GTGAAGAACCTGAACGCCGCACTCGAAAAGTACCCGGAGTGGCAGGACAAAGACCTCGTGACGATCCTCCAGTCGCTCGACCAGATTCCCGAAGACATCCGCACCGCGGTGCGAAACAACGGCGGCGGCCACTACAACCACGCCTTCTGGTGGCCCTTGCTCCGGAAAAACCCCGGAGGACGTCCTACGGGAAGGCTCCTTTCGGACATCGAGGCGCAGTTCGGCAGTTTCGAAAACTTTCAGGAAGAGTTCAAAAAGGTGGCCATGGCGCGTTTCGGGAGCGGCTGGGCTTGGGCGCTGTACGAAAACGGGCGCATCGTGATCGTCTCCACGCCCAACCAGGACAACCCGGTGATGGAAAAGCGGATCCCCTTCTTCGGGCTCGACGTGTGGGAACACGCCTACTACTTGAAGCACCAAAACCGCCGCGACTTGTACATCGCGGACTTTTGGAACGTCGTGGATTGGGAGGAAGTTGGCCGCCGCTACGAAATCGCCCGGAGCGGAAAGTTGCCCTTTACCCTGTAG
- a CDS encoding A/G-specific adenine glycosylase: MKKTKHRHSDVQSAARGSGNDVREGDKTPSWPETLLAWYGAHRRPLPWRTPGSAPLSEEADVYRTVVSEFLLMRTRVRAAEGYFRRFLERFPNWDELARAPEEEVLRFWQGIGFYRRATYLHSLARTVVERHGGKFPRDPRSWNELPGIGPYLSGLLAAKLLGLPEPAVDGNAQRVVARLFAWEGPKDDPGFVRRVRDLLRTYIPPELPGTFNEALMELGETVCTPRSPRCPECPLQDECAARRSGEPTRYPRPASPRPRPLEERDVYLCRTEAGILLVRRDTGLLARLWHFPHLSSASAEAGSCCADFAFIGTVEHAFTHRLWILRLRVPPASSATCGRAREDLVRLLAEDGWETRWFLPEELVRVPMPRVFRKVEERFAPFW, translated from the coding sequence GTGAAGAAGACAAAACACCGCCATTCCGACGTGCAGTCCGCCGCCCGCGGGTCGGGAAACGACGTCCGGGAAGGGGACAAAACTCCCTCCTGGCCGGAAACGCTGCTTGCGTGGTACGGCGCCCACCGCCGCCCCTTGCCGTGGCGTACTCCGGGAAGTGCGCCGCTTTCGGAGGAGGCAGACGTCTACCGAACCGTCGTGAGCGAGTTCCTCCTCATGCGCACGCGCGTGCGCGCCGCAGAAGGGTACTTCCGGCGCTTTCTCGAGCGCTTCCCCAACTGGGACGAGCTCGCCCGCGCGCCCGAGGAAGAGGTCCTTCGTTTCTGGCAGGGAATCGGGTTTTACCGCCGGGCCACGTACCTTCACAGCCTCGCCCGCACCGTCGTCGAGCGCCACGGCGGGAAGTTTCCCCGCGACCCTCGGTCATGGAACGAGCTTCCCGGCATCGGCCCCTACCTCTCGGGCCTCCTGGCCGCAAAACTTCTCGGACTTCCCGAACCCGCCGTGGACGGAAACGCGCAGCGCGTGGTCGCGCGTCTCTTCGCCTGGGAGGGACCTAAGGACGACCCCGGGTTCGTGCGCCGGGTGCGCGACCTCCTCCGCACCTACATCCCGCCTGAGCTGCCGGGAACCTTCAACGAGGCGCTCATGGAGCTGGGGGAGACGGTGTGTACGCCTCGGTCTCCCCGCTGTCCGGAGTGCCCTTTGCAGGACGAGTGCGCCGCCCGGCGCTCCGGTGAGCCTACGCGTTACCCCCGGCCCGCGAGCCCGAGGCCTCGACCTCTGGAGGAGCGCGACGTGTACCTGTGCCGAACCGAGGCCGGGATTCTGCTCGTGCGGCGCGATACGGGCCTCCTCGCGCGCCTGTGGCACTTCCCCCACCTTTCCTCTGCATCGGCCGAGGCCGGGAGCTGTTGTGCGGACTTCGCCTTCATCGGTACCGTGGAGCACGCCTTTACCCACCGGCTTTGGATTCTCAGGCTCCGGGTGCCTCCCGCATCGTCGGCCACGTGCGGTAGGGCGCGGGAAGACCTCGTTCGTCTTCTCGCAGAGGACGGCTGGGAAACGCGGTGGTTTCTCCCCGAGGAGCTCGTCCGCGTGCCCATGCCCCGCGTCTTCCGCAAGGTAGAAGAACGCTTCGCCCCTTTTTGGTAG
- a CDS encoding Stage V sporulation protein AE (SpoVAE): protein MLYLMAFLVGGLFSVLGQILLDVVRLTPAHTTVTLVVLGAVLAGLGLYEPLLQFAGAGASVPVSSFGYSLVRGALDEVERYGIVGVITGMFEITSAGISSAILFSFLATLVFRPRERG, encoded by the coding sequence ATGCTCTACCTCATGGCGTTTCTCGTCGGCGGTCTCTTCAGCGTTCTGGGCCAGATTCTCCTGGACGTCGTCCGCCTTACGCCGGCGCACACGACGGTGACCCTCGTGGTCCTCGGTGCGGTCCTTGCCGGTCTTGGACTCTACGAACCCCTCTTGCAGTTCGCCGGTGCTGGCGCGAGCGTTCCCGTGTCGAGCTTTGGATACTCGCTCGTTCGCGGGGCTCTGGACGAAGTGGAGCGCTACGGGATCGTCGGCGTGATCACGGGGATGTTCGAAATCACGAGCGCGGGAATCTCCTCGGCCATCCTGTTCAGCTTCCTCGCCACCCTCGTGTTTCGCCCGCGGGAAAGGGGGTAA
- a CDS encoding putative metal-dependent peptidase, translating into MTFFYTPWTPVLFVAFLLSLGAQLLVQSRFARYGQIPASRGLTGRSVAEAILRQNGLYDVAVEPVPGSLSDHYDPTERVVRLSEGVYDTASIAAVAVAAHEVGHAIQHGTNYPLLVLRHRLVPVLNITSGLAPWLILAGILFKASELFLLGVLFFAGVVLFHLVTLPVEFDASRRALRELERLGFVSPAELPGARKVLTAAALTYVAAATIAALQLFEYIWIFSQGQDEA; encoded by the coding sequence GTGACGTTCTTCTACACGCCGTGGACGCCCGTTCTCTTCGTGGCCTTCCTCCTCTCCTTAGGGGCACAGCTCCTCGTGCAAAGTCGCTTTGCGCGCTACGGACAAATCCCGGCTTCCCGCGGGCTCACCGGCCGAAGCGTGGCCGAGGCCATCCTCCGCCAAAACGGTTTGTACGACGTCGCCGTAGAGCCCGTCCCGGGGAGCCTGAGCGATCACTACGATCCTACGGAGCGCGTGGTGCGCCTCTCGGAGGGCGTATACGACACGGCAAGCATCGCGGCAGTTGCCGTTGCAGCCCACGAGGTCGGACACGCCATCCAGCACGGAACGAACTACCCGCTCCTCGTCCTCCGGCATCGCCTCGTACCCGTGCTCAACATCACCTCCGGACTCGCACCTTGGCTCATCCTTGCCGGGATCTTGTTCAAGGCCTCCGAGCTCTTCCTCCTCGGAGTGCTCTTCTTTGCCGGCGTCGTCCTCTTCCACCTCGTGACTTTGCCCGTGGAATTCGATGCCAGCCGCCGCGCCCTGAGGGAGCTCGAGCGGCTCGGCTTCGTCTCCCCTGCGGAGCTCCCGGGAGCCAGGAAAGTTCTCACGGCCGCGGCGCTCACGTACGTCGCCGCGGCGACCATCGCCGCCCTGCAACTTTTCGAGTACATCTGGATCTTTTCCCAGGGGCAAGACGAAGCGTAG